One genomic segment of Streptomyces sp. TLI_146 includes these proteins:
- a CDS encoding DUF4239 domain-containing protein, with product MSQWLVLLAALVLVCAVVLTVTVLRHRRVADAEDPSETPDVIEYMVMMVGVVYAIVLGLAIAGVWEARGAAEDSVQREAQALYEVGQRVDVYPPAVRDRIRNEIGAYAAHTVSAEWPLLVQGQEPSPDGAALLAAVRTDVTHRAPANDLQAQAYQPLLDQIATADDARHTRLDSAGSTLPGVVWFGLVAGAVVTIGLIFTLQIRRSARELLLAGIFSGLIVFLLFLVWSFDAPFGRSGTESADPFRELVPSVTAAQAAHPTN from the coding sequence GTGTCGCAATGGCTAGTACTCCTCGCCGCGTTGGTGCTCGTCTGCGCCGTCGTCCTCACCGTCACCGTGCTGCGCCACCGCCGCGTCGCGGACGCCGAGGACCCCAGTGAGACGCCCGACGTCATCGAGTACATGGTGATGATGGTCGGCGTCGTGTACGCCATCGTGCTCGGCCTCGCGATCGCGGGCGTCTGGGAGGCGCGCGGCGCGGCCGAGGACTCCGTGCAGCGCGAGGCCCAGGCGCTGTACGAGGTCGGCCAGCGGGTCGACGTGTACCCGCCCGCCGTACGCGACCGCATCCGCAACGAGATCGGTGCGTACGCCGCCCACACCGTGTCGGCCGAGTGGCCCCTACTGGTCCAGGGCCAGGAGCCGTCGCCGGACGGGGCCGCGCTGCTCGCCGCCGTACGCACCGACGTCACCCACCGCGCACCCGCCAACGACCTCCAGGCGCAGGCCTATCAGCCGCTGCTCGACCAGATCGCCACCGCCGACGACGCCCGGCACACGCGGCTCGACAGCGCCGGTTCCACGCTGCCGGGGGTCGTCTGGTTCGGCCTCGTCGCCGGGGCCGTGGTGACGATCGGCCTGATCTTCACGCTCCAGATCCGCCGCTCGGCGAGGGAGTTGCTGCTCGCCGGGATCTTCAGCGGCCTGATCGTCTTCCTGCTGTTCCTGGTCTGGAGCTTCGACGCGCCGTTCGGCAGGTCGGGTACGGAGTCGGCGGACCCGTTCCGCGAACTCGTCCCGAGCGTGACCGCCGCTCAGGCGGCCCACCCGACGAACTGA